A genomic window from Streptomyces sp. WMMC940 includes:
- the rpmE gene encoding 50S ribosomal protein L31, which produces MKRDIHPEYVETQVSCTCGASFTTRSTIQGGNIRAEVCSECHPFYTGKQKILDTGGRVARFEARFGKAAGSAKK; this is translated from the coding sequence TTGAAGCGCGACATCCACCCCGAGTACGTCGAGACCCAGGTGAGCTGCACCTGTGGCGCGTCGTTCACGACCCGTAGCACGATCCAGGGCGGCAACATCCGCGCCGAGGTCTGCTCCGAGTGCCACCCGTTCTACACGGGCAAGCAGAAGATCCTCGACACCGGTGGCCGTGTGGCCCGCTTCGAGGCCCGCTTCGGCAAGGCTGCCGGCTCCGCCAAGAAGTAG